One Sphaerisporangium krabiense DNA segment encodes these proteins:
- a CDS encoding CU044_2847 family protein, whose translation MRTVEVPVGGDEIVRVQIREVDETLVRVGRGDRPIVRAQRSLGQMLDTVRPVAESFVTRFQDLANAPDEIVLEFGVSLSAEADIVIASTATEANFSVSLTWKRGERPGATGE comes from the coding sequence GTGCGCACGGTGGAGGTGCCGGTAGGCGGGGACGAGATCGTCCGTGTGCAGATCCGCGAAGTGGACGAAACGCTCGTTCGGGTGGGCAGAGGCGACCGCCCCATAGTGCGGGCCCAACGATCGCTCGGGCAGATGCTGGACACCGTTCGCCCCGTGGCCGAGAGCTTTGTCACCCGGTTTCAGGACCTCGCCAACGCGCCGGACGAGATCGTGCTGGAGTTCGGGGTCTCGCTGTCGGCCGAAGCGGACATCGTCATCGCGAGCACGGCGACCGAGGCCAACTTCTCGGTGAGCCTGACGTGGAAACGCGGCGAGAGGCCGGGCGCGACCGGCGAGTGA